The Erigeron canadensis isolate Cc75 chromosome 4, C_canadensis_v1, whole genome shotgun sequence genome window below encodes:
- the LOC122595780 gene encoding 60S ribosomal protein L28-2-like, which produces MATVPGQLIWEIVKKNNCFLVKEFGNNTQSVQFSKEPNNLYNLNSYKHSGLANKKTVTIQPAGKEQSILLATSKTKKQAKPASLLHKSVMKKEFNRMAKAVINQVANNYYRPDLKKAALARLSAVNRSLKVSKSGVKKKNRQATRVYGRK; this is translated from the exons ATGGCAACAGTACCAGGGCAGCTGATATGGGAGATAGTGAAGAAGAACAACTGTTTTCTTGTAAAAGAGTTTGGCAACAACACCCAGAGTGTTCAGTTTAGCAAAGAGCCTAACAATCTTTACAACCTTAACTCCTACAAACATTCTG GGCTAGCAAACAAGAAGACTGTTACCATTCAGCCAGCAGGAAAGGAACAATCTATTTTGCTTGCAACCTCCAAGACTAAGAAACAGGCCAAGCCTGCAAGCTTACTCCACAAGTCTGTCATGAAAAAGGAGTTCAACCGCATGGCTAAGGCAGTCATCAACCAG GTTGCTAACAACTACTACAGGCCTGACTTGAAGAAGGCAGCTCTTGCAAGATTGAGTGCTGTGAACAGGAGCCTAAAGGTTTCAAAATCTGGTGTCAAGAAGAAGAACAGACAAGCTACAAGGGTTTATGGTAGGAAATGA
- the LOC122597680 gene encoding uncharacterized protein LOC122597680: MGRAKLRMEFITNEKARNRDFEGKTTDFSTLCDVDTVMIMYPPNNSNKPDIWPNNDHNKTMNTITSYKSKKGDQTRIRTYNLIDFFKDRQRKIEDALLKARIKNMEAKYPTWFDKLDGLNICELTQFAMWLQNKEKIVMAHLDLMKRNNNMTIIQQPFMFSFDNRPAAYVSL, encoded by the coding sequence ATGGGGCGTGCAAAATTAAGGATGGAATTCATAACGAATGAGAAAGCCCGAAATAGAGATTTTGAGGGAAAAACAACCGATTTCAGTACCCTTTGTGATGTTGATACAGTTATGATCATGTACCCTCCCAATAATTCTAACAAGCCTGATATTTGGCCTAATAACGACCATAATAAAACCATGAATACCATCACCTCTTACAAGTCAAAAAAGGGTGATCAAACAAGGATAAGAACTTATAATCTTATCGACTTTTTTAAAGATCGCCAGAGAAAGATCGAAGACGCGCTTCTTAAGGCCAGAATAAAGAACATGGAAGCCAAGTACCCAACGTGGTTCGATAAGTTAGATGGTTTGAACATATGTGAATTGACACAATTTGCCATGTGGTTgcaaaataaagagaaaatagTCATGGCTCATCTTGATCTCATGAAAAGAAACAACAACATGACCATTATTCAACAGCCCTTCATGTTTAGCTTTGATAACCGACCTGCAGCCTATGTTTCATTATGA